One part of the Tunicatimonas pelagia genome encodes these proteins:
- a CDS encoding glycosyltransferase, translating into MLLLESFLLIYLGGVVTYLFILSLAGKLRNKPTYSLHKTSPLKIAVLIPAYKEDYVIIHTLKNALKQSLSPAINHDVVIIADSLKEKTIQEIKKLPVKLVEVSFAQSTKVKALNAGLAALPDQYDIAVILDADNIMDSSFLQHICAAYATGEVVLQGRRVAKNKNTSFAMLDAASEIINNHIFRKGYNALGLSASLIGSGMAFDYKLLKDTLTNLQAVGGFDRELCLALIQQGYQVKYLEDAIVFDEKVEHAQTFAKQRRRWLSSQFYYLGKNFRAAFSEAVAGNFAYFEAAVIGNLILPRVLILGLLPFIMLASLLFPSAFVSSPLIWGTLLFVFTIALLLPIPKSFYNRKLLVAVFKIPYAFAILFITLFKLKNSNQKFIHTPHRVVLPESESENI; encoded by the coding sequence ATGCTATTACTAGAGAGTTTTCTTCTTATCTACCTCGGAGGAGTCGTTACTTATCTGTTCATTCTATCATTGGCAGGCAAGTTAAGGAACAAGCCTACGTATTCGCTGCATAAAACTTCTCCGCTCAAAATAGCGGTGCTAATACCTGCCTATAAAGAAGATTATGTAATTATTCACACTTTAAAAAACGCTCTGAAACAGAGCTTATCCCCTGCTATAAACCATGATGTAGTTATCATAGCAGATTCTTTAAAAGAAAAAACGATTCAGGAAATAAAGAAATTACCAGTTAAGCTAGTTGAAGTTTCGTTTGCCCAGAGCACAAAAGTTAAGGCTCTGAATGCTGGTTTAGCAGCCCTACCCGATCAGTACGATATTGCTGTAATACTAGATGCTGATAATATCATGGATTCCAGTTTTCTACAGCACATATGTGCTGCATACGCTACCGGAGAGGTTGTTCTTCAGGGCAGACGGGTTGCCAAAAACAAGAATACATCTTTTGCCATGCTTGACGCAGCCAGTGAAATTATTAACAACCATATTTTTAGAAAGGGTTATAACGCACTTGGTCTTTCAGCTTCACTAATTGGCTCGGGAATGGCCTTTGACTACAAATTGTTAAAGGATACGCTTACCAATCTTCAAGCAGTTGGCGGCTTTGATCGGGAGCTATGTTTAGCTTTAATCCAGCAGGGATACCAAGTAAAGTACCTTGAAGATGCTATTGTTTTTGACGAAAAGGTAGAACATGCTCAAACCTTTGCGAAGCAACGTCGGCGTTGGCTATCCAGCCAGTTCTATTATTTGGGCAAAAACTTTCGCGCTGCATTTTCTGAAGCAGTAGCGGGTAATTTTGCCTACTTTGAAGCAGCAGTTATCGGTAATTTAATTTTGCCAAGGGTGCTTATTTTAGGCTTACTTCCTTTCATAATGTTGGCTAGCCTACTCTTCCCTTCTGCCTTCGTTAGTAGCCCTCTTATCTGGGGGACATTGCTATTCGTTTTTACAATCGCCTTACTGTTACCTATTCCAAAGAGCTTCTATAACCGTAAGTTATTAGTTGCTGTCTTCAAAATACCTTACGCGTTTGCCATACTATTTATCACCTTATTCAAGCTGAAGAACTCTAACCAGAAATTCATACACACCCCACACCGGGTAGTACTTCCTGAATCAGAATCTGAAAATATCTAA
- a CDS encoding sugar transferase: MPPLTKISNINTLCQPQEFEPSALFSAKGKVIFVGKETENIVLRLAQTDYLYFDTIALASSWLQRSDSQDSCQIAATVIDTNVSLESLNSFCADIRKSSKTKNAPILLATDKSNFPYQFYISSCTEVDDVICTDAALDDIIKRLNFLTEYRSRLSKKHLHNAFHVQHTDREQRQSYWVFKRLFDIFFALSAIILLSPLLLIIGLLILAESGWPFFYTSKRAGSDYQVFDFYKFRTMRSNADNLREEYKNINFYNSDLESPVFFKVKNDPRVTRIGKFLRKTSLDELPQLINILKGDMSIVGNRPLPLDEGANLTKDQWASRFLAPAGLTGLWQVSKSKKQDMTVSERIELDLYYAKHHSLWLDMKIIFKTFPAMLQKGEM; this comes from the coding sequence ATGCCCCCTCTAACTAAAATTTCTAACATTAATACTCTTTGTCAGCCACAAGAGTTTGAACCAAGCGCCCTTTTCTCTGCAAAGGGCAAAGTCATCTTTGTTGGAAAAGAAACAGAGAATATTGTTTTGAGACTTGCCCAAACTGACTATCTATACTTCGATACCATCGCCTTAGCAAGTAGTTGGCTGCAAAGATCAGACAGTCAGGATAGCTGCCAAATAGCCGCTACAGTTATAGATACTAATGTGTCGCTCGAATCGCTGAACTCTTTCTGTGCAGACATTCGCAAGTCAAGTAAGACGAAGAACGCACCTATTTTATTAGCTACCGATAAAAGCAATTTCCCTTATCAATTCTATATCTCAAGCTGCACAGAAGTTGATGATGTAATATGCACTGATGCAGCCCTAGACGATATTATAAAAAGGCTTAATTTTCTTACTGAATATAGATCACGCCTAAGTAAAAAGCATTTACACAATGCTTTTCATGTTCAACATACAGATCGTGAACAACGGCAGAGCTATTGGGTATTTAAACGCCTATTTGATATTTTCTTTGCCCTCAGCGCCATTATACTGCTTAGCCCACTTCTTCTTATTATTGGTTTGCTCATTTTGGCCGAATCTGGATGGCCGTTTTTTTACACATCTAAGCGAGCTGGTTCCGATTACCAAGTGTTTGACTTTTATAAATTTAGAACGATGCGTTCTAATGCAGATAACCTTCGGGAAGAATATAAAAACATAAACTTTTATAATTCAGACCTAGAATCGCCAGTGTTTTTTAAAGTAAAAAATGACCCTCGCGTTACGCGAATTGGTAAATTTTTGCGAAAGACCAGTTTAGATGAACTACCGCAACTCATTAACATACTAAAGGGAGATATGTCAATAGTTGGGAACCGCCCTCTTCCCTTAGATGAAGGGGCAAACCTCACTAAAGATCAGTGGGCATCCCGCTTCCTTGCTCCCGCCGGCCTCACTGGTTTGTGGCAGGTATCAAAATCTAAGAAGCAGGATATGACAGTATCAGAGAGAATTGAACTCGATTTGTACTACGCCAAGCACCACTCGCTTTGGCTTGATATGAAAATTATCTTTAAGACATTTCCGGCTATGCTACAGAAAGGGGAAATGTAA
- a CDS encoding response regulator — protein sequence MRWGRSILRSRAKKGHILVVDDDKAIRVILSTTLRKHFEVTVLQDGEEALLWLLEQNPPDFIITDLNMPNIDGLEFIQNLRSSVIYREIPVIVLSGNTQLDPRLNQFLASDIYFHMIKPFDPEAILSLILKTCQRN from the coding sequence ATGAGATGGGGTAGAAGTATCTTAAGAAGTAGGGCTAAGAAAGGTCACATCTTAGTTGTTGATGATGATAAAGCCATACGGGTTATTTTATCAACAACTCTTAGAAAACACTTCGAGGTAACAGTGCTCCAAGATGGCGAAGAAGCGCTTCTATGGCTTCTGGAACAGAATCCGCCAGACTTTATAATTACTGATTTGAATATGCCCAACATCGATGGACTAGAGTTCATTCAAAATCTTAGAAGTAGTGTTATATACCGCGAAATTCCGGTTATCGTACTTTCTGGGAATACTCAATTAGACCCTCGTTTGAATCAATTCCTTGCTTCGGATATTTATTTTCATATGATAAAGCCGTTCGATCCAGAAGCTATTTTGTCGCTAATACTTAAGACCTGTCAGAGAAACTAA
- a CDS encoding endonuclease/exonuclease/phosphatase family protein, producing the protein MKLITILLGVITLFVYYSANVPPTSPMYVAVLPFFLPLLLLLLLILVIYWLVKKSFFLVVPLAILLIGTKFIRSTFAINQSSSEDFTTSFNILSYNVSFFKKPNLHYFEGDQFSDEIPAEASAIKNWITTQAADIMCFQEYYNDDNSSTYNTIASLVGDEKYNYYFSSDKLGINKAQYGVVTFSRFPIVEQGDIFISDNRYNRAIFTDLAIYTDTVRVINVHLQSMELRGNNPMYANSVNSAKSNALQIYYKLRSGFIHHSQQTEEIMNYIETSPYPVIVCGDFNESPYGYIYQSFNEKMSNAFEEAGNGFGFSYNGNTLPFLRIDHQFFQDEIEILDFTTYEDVKYSEHHPIQATYQLKP; encoded by the coding sequence TAGCAGTACTCCCCTTCTTTCTTCCGCTACTTTTGTTGTTACTGCTAATATTAGTTATTTACTGGCTCGTCAAAAAATCGTTTTTTCTGGTAGTTCCATTAGCTATACTTCTTATAGGGACTAAGTTCATTAGATCGACCTTCGCCATCAATCAATCGTCATCAGAAGATTTTACTACAAGTTTCAACATTCTGAGCTATAACGTTAGCTTCTTCAAAAAACCGAATCTCCACTACTTTGAAGGAGATCAATTTTCAGACGAAATTCCAGCCGAGGCAAGTGCTATCAAAAACTGGATAACTACTCAGGCGGCTGATATTATGTGTTTTCAAGAATATTACAATGATGATAACTCTAGCACGTACAATACTATCGCTTCCCTGGTGGGGGACGAAAAATACAATTACTATTTTTCCAGCGACAAGCTAGGAATTAATAAGGCGCAATACGGAGTTGTTACATTTTCCAGATTTCCTATTGTTGAACAAGGTGACATATTTATTAGTGATAATCGTTACAACCGTGCAATTTTTACTGACTTAGCCATCTACACCGATACCGTGCGAGTTATCAATGTTCACCTTCAGTCTATGGAACTGAGAGGAAACAACCCTATGTATGCCAACAGTGTAAACTCAGCTAAGTCTAACGCATTACAAATTTATTACAAGCTTAGAAGCGGTTTTATCCATCATTCCCAACAAACCGAAGAAATAATGAATTACATTGAAACTAGCCCTTATCCGGTGATAGTATGCGGAGATTTTAATGAGTCCCCTTACGGATATATTTATCAATCTTTCAATGAAAAAATGAGCAACGCCTTTGAGGAAGCAGGTAATGGATTTGGCTTTTCTTATAATGGCAATACGCTTCCTTTTCTTCGTATAGATCATCAATTCTTCCAGGATGAAATCGAAATATTAGATTTTACCACTTATGAAGATGTGAAATATTCTGAACATCATCCTATACAAGCAACGTACCAGCTAAAACCTTAG